A single Ctenopharyngodon idella isolate HZGC_01 chromosome 22, HZGC01, whole genome shotgun sequence DNA region contains:
- the fam217ba gene encoding uncharacterized protein fam217ba isoform X1 yields MLEHTKQQQVNKSDRAAVVMHSNGDFKAFRSLEDDRDFIINMKSNNKRGAHVNQNKKPLKKTVSLHPGQEKDPLPKAETVQNGIKPKKAKSPTCGTCKLRGTQGESDLRPPHPKLSCPERGQERQKIQLESQCCREMVQSHVALEKSRRALSLPLAPQPVLQQLTLQKQVPDLESLRLLEHKEDDTDSASDLSDSERLPVLPSPCTPPQLNLRAEVFNTMDLHPHIPGPRTVENDDISYNYPDFLPPPFNTWSLRQLAIFLNTEGKRAPRPKPVGMLEKYLERLLQLEWHQIQTIQAESGQHIVPIIRTRGNATSVLANSNRTRPHTAPPTRLSSPKSFRQGQRGFFSSMGSPSSTQLSRPVCPHCHIRYPLCNGTCSSYAYQRHSRLSPLLERKPPPANTQKRSSSESRASTSENRTTSKNQHLVSPQAAKAQQNHMQAMGNVRRASHELNPNVKSHSSVRKGKTGRSNEAERQKDPPGAKREGVDRRVPAAIKREGGGPGKKMVKDCPRAETGEVRLRSGTKRMVADSCDVKVTTATKTTGKVKNAQYAK; encoded by the exons ATGCTTGAACATACAAAGCAGCAGCAGGTAAACAAGTCTGATCGAGCTGCTGTTGTGATGCACAGTAACGGCGATTTCAAAGCGTTTCGCTCATTGGAAGATGATAGGGATTTCATAATCAATATGAAAAG CAATAATAAGAGAGGAGCACACGTGAACCAGAATAAGAAACCTCTCAAAAAAACAGTGTCCTTGCATCCAGGCCAAGAGAAGGATCCTCTGCCTAAAGCTGAAACT GTCCAAAATGGCATTAAACCAAAGAAAGCTAAGAGTCCGACTTGTGGGACTTGCAAGTTGCGTGG CACACAGGGAGAATCAGACCTGAGGCCTCCACATCCCAAACTCTCATGTCCCGAGCGTGGACAGGAAAGGCAGAAAATTCAGCTGGAGTCTCAGTGCTGTAGAGAGATGGTACAGAGCCACGTGGCCTTGGAGAAGAGCCGTCGTGCTCTCTCGCTGCCCTTGGCTCCTCAGCCAGTGCTGCAGCAGCTCACCCTGCAGAAGCAAGTCCCTGATCTGGAGTCACTCCGCCTTTTGGAGCACAAGGAGGACGACACGGACAGCGCCAGTGACCTGTCTGACTCCGAGAGGCTCCCTGTGCTGCCTTCTCCCTGCACTCCTCCTCAGCTTAACCTCAGAGCAGAGGTGTTCAACACCATGGACCTGCATCCCCACATACCTGGACCCAGGACAGTGGAGAATGATGACATCAGCTACAATTACCCAGACTTCCTGCCACCTCCATTCAATACCTGGAGCCTGAGGCAGCTTGCCATTTTCCTCAACACGGAGGGTAAGAGGGCCCCCCGGCCAAAACCTGTAGGGATGCTAGAGAAGTATCTGGAGCGCCTCCTCCAACTGGAGTGGCACCAGATTCAAACCATTCAGGCTGAGAGTGGGCAGCACATCGTGCCCATCATCCGAACAAGAGGTAATGCCACCAGTGTCCTAGCAAACAGCAACCGGACCAGGCCTCACACTGCTCCTCCAACACGCCTCAGCTCCCCAAAAAGCTTTCGGCAGGGTCAGCGGGGCTTCTTCTCTTCTATGGGCAGCCCATCATCCACCCAGCTTTCTCGCCCAGTTTGCCCTCACTGCCATATCCGTTACCCACTCTGCAACGGCACTTGCTCTTCATATGCCTACCAGCGCCATTCCCGTCTCAGCCCCCTTTTAGAGCGCAAACCCCCTCCAGCCAACACCCAAAAGAGAAGCAGCAGCGAAAGCCGGGCCTCCACCTCCGAAAACCGCACCACATCGAAAAACCAGCACCTGGTCAGTCCTCAAGCAGCAAAGGCTCAGCAGAACCACATGCAGGCCATGGGCAACGTGCGCAGGGCATCTCATGAACTTAACCCGAATGTCAAATCCCATTCTTCGGTCAGAAAAGGTAAGACTGGAAGGTCAAATGAggcagagagacagaaagatcCACCTGGAGCGAAACGTGAAGGGGTTGATAGGCGAGTTCCTGCCGCTATAAAGCGCGAAGGTGGTGGTCCAGGGAAAAAAATGGTTAAGGATTGTCCAAGAGCCGAAACAGGTGAAGTACGATTAAGATCTGGCACTAAAAGAATGGTCGCCGACAGCTGCGATGTGAAAGTGACAACGGCTACCAAGACTACTGGCAAGGTGAAAAATGCTCAGTACGCCAAGTAG
- the ppp1r3da gene encoding protein phosphatase 1, regulatory subunit 3Da gives MAWSLGCCHKDTPLEEMNADLFFTTVSDGSKESSTPMLQDMTRSKTDSGRKPVKIRPPSPRTTPRQTAGRSLSCEPPTKSIIQRRTQSLPSPSERRKLSRRASVRFVDSLGLDLENVKVFKSGEDPFVPEHVLFRLLMNAELASSKRMEISLPYLKPMFSVQPGECSNFMDRLCCQQVCLERVLCYEPGIIGIVQVVNLAFEKEVSVRYSFTNWKSCSETKAYWVSSKFISNGPCCDTFRFHLPVPPFILHPGAVLEFAICYKVMGTQFWDNNGGQNYKLTCQSYNLPVPKECEDSMIHFI, from the coding sequence ATGGCCTGGTCTTTGGGATGTTGCCATAAAGATACACCCCTCGAAGAGATGAATGCTGACCTATTTTTTACCACGGTATCAGATGGCTCAAAAGAAAGTTCCACACCGATGTTGCAGGACATGACCCGCTCAAAAACGGACAGCGGGAGGAAGCCAGTTAAAATTCGGCCACCTAGCCCGAGAACCACTCCAAGGCAAACTGCAGGCCGCAGCCTGTCTTGTGAACCCCCAACCAAATCCATCATCCAGAGGCGGACTCAGTCCCTTCCATCTCCATCAGAGAGAAGAAAGCTTAGTCGCAGAGCCAGCGTCCGATTTGTGGACTCTTTGGGGTTGGACCTGGAAAATGTCAAGGTTTTTAAAAGCGGCGAGGACCCGTTTGTCCCAGAGCATGTTCTCTTCCGACTGTTAATGAATGCAGAGCTAGCCTCGAGTAAGAGGATGGAGATATCCTTACCATATTTGAAACCCATGTTCTCTGTCCAGCCGGGCGAATGTTCAAACTTCATGGATCGTCTGTGTTGCCAACAAGTATGCCTGGAGCGGGTTTTGTGCTACGAGCCTGGCATTATAGGGATTGTTCAAGTTGTAAATTTGGCTTTTGAGAAGGAAGTGAGTGTTCGCTATTCCTTTACAAACTGGAAGAGTTGCTCAGAAACCAAAGCTTACTGGGTTTCaagcaaatttatttcaaaCGGGCCCTGCTGTGACACTTTTCGATTTCATCTTCCCGTTCCTCCATTTATCCTTCACCCTGGGGCTGTGCTGGAGTTTGCGATTTGTTATAAAGTAATGGGCACTCAGTTTTGGGATAACAATGGTGGGCAGAATTACAAATTGACCTGTCAGAGTTACAACCTGCCTGTGCCGAAGGAATGTGAAGACAGCATGATACACTTTATCTGA
- the fam217ba gene encoding protein FAM217B isoform X2, whose product MGPILQERTASATLKKVPDKEKVRMKNAENTGIVTSNNKRGAHVNQNKKPLKKTVSLHPGQEKDPLPKAETVQNGIKPKKAKSPTCGTCKLRGTQGESDLRPPHPKLSCPERGQERQKIQLESQCCREMVQSHVALEKSRRALSLPLAPQPVLQQLTLQKQVPDLESLRLLEHKEDDTDSASDLSDSERLPVLPSPCTPPQLNLRAEVFNTMDLHPHIPGPRTVENDDISYNYPDFLPPPFNTWSLRQLAIFLNTEGKRAPRPKPVGMLEKYLERLLQLEWHQIQTIQAESGQHIVPIIRTRGNATSVLANSNRTRPHTAPPTRLSSPKSFRQGQRGFFSSMGSPSSTQLSRPVCPHCHIRYPLCNGTCSSYAYQRHSRLSPLLERKPPPANTQKRSSSESRASTSENRTTSKNQHLVSPQAAKAQQNHMQAMGNVRRASHELNPNVKSHSSVRKGKTGRSNEAERQKDPPGAKREGVDRRVPAAIKREGGGPGKKMVKDCPRAETGEVRLRSGTKRMVADSCDVKVTTATKTTGKVKNAQYAK is encoded by the exons ATGGGACCCATCCTGCAGGAACGAACTGCGTCTGCGACACTGAAGAAGGTGCCAGACAAGGAGAAGGTTagaatgaaaaatgcagaaaacacTGGGATTGTTACCAG CAATAATAAGAGAGGAGCACACGTGAACCAGAATAAGAAACCTCTCAAAAAAACAGTGTCCTTGCATCCAGGCCAAGAGAAGGATCCTCTGCCTAAAGCTGAAACT GTCCAAAATGGCATTAAACCAAAGAAAGCTAAGAGTCCGACTTGTGGGACTTGCAAGTTGCGTGG CACACAGGGAGAATCAGACCTGAGGCCTCCACATCCCAAACTCTCATGTCCCGAGCGTGGACAGGAAAGGCAGAAAATTCAGCTGGAGTCTCAGTGCTGTAGAGAGATGGTACAGAGCCACGTGGCCTTGGAGAAGAGCCGTCGTGCTCTCTCGCTGCCCTTGGCTCCTCAGCCAGTGCTGCAGCAGCTCACCCTGCAGAAGCAAGTCCCTGATCTGGAGTCACTCCGCCTTTTGGAGCACAAGGAGGACGACACGGACAGCGCCAGTGACCTGTCTGACTCCGAGAGGCTCCCTGTGCTGCCTTCTCCCTGCACTCCTCCTCAGCTTAACCTCAGAGCAGAGGTGTTCAACACCATGGACCTGCATCCCCACATACCTGGACCCAGGACAGTGGAGAATGATGACATCAGCTACAATTACCCAGACTTCCTGCCACCTCCATTCAATACCTGGAGCCTGAGGCAGCTTGCCATTTTCCTCAACACGGAGGGTAAGAGGGCCCCCCGGCCAAAACCTGTAGGGATGCTAGAGAAGTATCTGGAGCGCCTCCTCCAACTGGAGTGGCACCAGATTCAAACCATTCAGGCTGAGAGTGGGCAGCACATCGTGCCCATCATCCGAACAAGAGGTAATGCCACCAGTGTCCTAGCAAACAGCAACCGGACCAGGCCTCACACTGCTCCTCCAACACGCCTCAGCTCCCCAAAAAGCTTTCGGCAGGGTCAGCGGGGCTTCTTCTCTTCTATGGGCAGCCCATCATCCACCCAGCTTTCTCGCCCAGTTTGCCCTCACTGCCATATCCGTTACCCACTCTGCAACGGCACTTGCTCTTCATATGCCTACCAGCGCCATTCCCGTCTCAGCCCCCTTTTAGAGCGCAAACCCCCTCCAGCCAACACCCAAAAGAGAAGCAGCAGCGAAAGCCGGGCCTCCACCTCCGAAAACCGCACCACATCGAAAAACCAGCACCTGGTCAGTCCTCAAGCAGCAAAGGCTCAGCAGAACCACATGCAGGCCATGGGCAACGTGCGCAGGGCATCTCATGAACTTAACCCGAATGTCAAATCCCATTCTTCGGTCAGAAAAGGTAAGACTGGAAGGTCAAATGAggcagagagacagaaagatcCACCTGGAGCGAAACGTGAAGGGGTTGATAGGCGAGTTCCTGCCGCTATAAAGCGCGAAGGTGGTGGTCCAGGGAAAAAAATGGTTAAGGATTGTCCAAGAGCCGAAACAGGTGAAGTACGATTAAGATCTGGCACTAAAAGAATGGTCGCCGACAGCTGCGATGTGAAAGTGACAACGGCTACCAAGACTACTGGCAAGGTGAAAAATGCTCAGTACGCCAAGTAG
- the ttll9 gene encoding probable tubulin polyglutamylase TTLL9 isoform X4 yields MSKNKQTAGHKGAYNSQRKKEGEGRSCIKYRCGLTNTIQDVLNQRPGWVEVKDDGEWDFNWCDVGWLRENFDHSYMEEHVRICHFRNHYELTRKNLMVKNLKRYRKTLEREAGRLEAAKCDFFPCTFVLPSEYHIFVEEFKRSPGSTWIMKPVARSQGKGIFLFRKLKDIIDWRKDGTRSEEQKDEAQVESYVAQRYIENPYLIAGRKFDLRVYVLVTSYIPLKAWLYRDGFARFSNTRFSLNSIDDQYVHLTNVAVQKTAPDYDPEKGCKWQMQQLRCYLTAKHGFETVQTLFKEVDNIFIRSLLSVQKTIINDKHCFELYGYDILLDQDLKPWLIEVNASPSLTASSQEDYDLKYRLLEDTLHIVDMEGRLTGKEKRVGGFDLMWNDGPVYTDVGLEALGCSCLVANTHLGCVNDRQKQLQHLLKPFPGQKRT; encoded by the exons ATGTCCAAGAATAAG CAGACAGCTGGACATAAAGGTGCCTACAATTCCCAAAGGAAAAAGGAAGG ggAGGGAAGGAGTTGTATAAAGTACAGATGTGGCCTGACCAACACCATACAGGATGTCCTAAACCAGAGACCAGGTTGGGTAGAAGTGAAAGA TGATGGCGAGTGGGACTTTAACTGGTGTGATGTTGGGTGGTTGAGAGAGAACTTCGATCACTCATACATGGAGGAACACGTGCGGATATGTCACTTCCGCAACCACTACGAG ctGACCCGTAAGAACCTGATGGTGAAAAACCTGAAGAGGTATAGAAAAACTTTAGAGCGGGAGGCTGGGCGTTTAGAGGCGGCCAAATGTGACTTCTTCCCATGTACGTTTGTGCTGCCCAGTGAGTATCACATCTTTGTGGAAGAGTTTAAGAGAAGCCCAGGGAGCACCTGGATCATGAAGCCT GTGGCACGATCACAAGGAAAAGGAATTTTTCTGTTTCGAAAACTCAAAGATATCATAGATTGGAGGAAG gATGGGACCCGCTCTGAAGAACAGAAAGATGAGGCTCAAGTTGAGAGCTATGTCGCTCAGCGCTACATTGAGAATCCCTACCTCATAGCTG GGAGGAAATTTGACTTGAGAGTCTATGTTCTTGTAACATCA TATATTCCATTGAAGGCCTGGCTGTATCGTGATGGTTTTGCTCGATTTTCCAACACCAGGTTCTCTCTCAACAGCATAGACGATCAGT ACGTTCATCTCACCAATGTTGCAGTGCAAAAAACAGCTCCTGATTATGATCCTGAGAAA GGTTGTAAGTGGCAAATGCAACAGCTACGCTGTTATCTGACTGCTAAGCATGGTTTCGAGACAGTGCAGACTCTGTTTAAAGAAGTTGACAACATATTTATTCGCAGCCTGCTTAGTGTTCAGAAGACCATCATCAATGACAAACACTGTTTTGAGTTGTACGGATATGATATACTTCTGGACCAGGATTTAAAGCC GTGGCTAATTGAAGTGAACGCTTCACCCTCCCTCACAGCCAGCAGTCAGGAGGACTATGACTTAAAATACAGACTGCTGGAGGACACCTTGCACATTGTAGACATGGAGGGCCG TCTGACAGGCAAGGAGAAGAGGGTTGGCGGATTTGACCTAATGTGGAACGATGGACCTGTCTACACGGATGTTGGTCTAGAGGCTCTGGGTTGTTCATGCCTCGTGGCAAATACACACCTTG GCTGTGTGAATGATCGCCAGAAACAGCTTCAACATCTTCTAAAGCCTTTCCCAGGACAGAAGAGAACATGA
- the ttll9 gene encoding probable tubulin polyglutamylase TTLL9 isoform X2, whose translation MKDKNVLAQAVGMVGVIQTAGHKGAYNSQRKKEGEGRSCIKYRCGLTNTIQDVLNQRPGWVEVKDDGEWDFNWCDVGWLRENFDHSYMEEHVRICHFRNHYELTRKNLMVKNLKRYRKTLEREAGRLEAAKCDFFPCTFVLPSEYHIFVEEFKRSPGSTWIMKPVARSQGKGIFLFRKLKDIIDWRKDGTRSEEQKDEAQVESYVAQRYIENPYLIAGRKFDLRVYVLVTSYIPLKAWLYRDGFARFSNTRFSLNSIDDQYVHLTNVAVQKTAPDYDPEKGCKWQMQQLRCYLTAKHGFETVQTLFKEVDNIFIRSLLSVQKTIINDKHCFELYGYDILLDQDLKPWLIEVNASPSLTASSQEDYDLKYRLLEDTLHIVDMEGRLTGKEKRVGGFDLMWNDGPVYTDVGLEALGCSCLVANTHLGCVNDRQKQLQHLLKPFPGQKRT comes from the exons ATGAAGGATAAAAACGTACTAGCCCAGGCAGTTGGCATGGTTGGAGTCATACAG ACAGCTGGACATAAAGGTGCCTACAATTCCCAAAGGAAAAAGGAAGG ggAGGGAAGGAGTTGTATAAAGTACAGATGTGGCCTGACCAACACCATACAGGATGTCCTAAACCAGAGACCAGGTTGGGTAGAAGTGAAAGA TGATGGCGAGTGGGACTTTAACTGGTGTGATGTTGGGTGGTTGAGAGAGAACTTCGATCACTCATACATGGAGGAACACGTGCGGATATGTCACTTCCGCAACCACTACGAG ctGACCCGTAAGAACCTGATGGTGAAAAACCTGAAGAGGTATAGAAAAACTTTAGAGCGGGAGGCTGGGCGTTTAGAGGCGGCCAAATGTGACTTCTTCCCATGTACGTTTGTGCTGCCCAGTGAGTATCACATCTTTGTGGAAGAGTTTAAGAGAAGCCCAGGGAGCACCTGGATCATGAAGCCT GTGGCACGATCACAAGGAAAAGGAATTTTTCTGTTTCGAAAACTCAAAGATATCATAGATTGGAGGAAG gATGGGACCCGCTCTGAAGAACAGAAAGATGAGGCTCAAGTTGAGAGCTATGTCGCTCAGCGCTACATTGAGAATCCCTACCTCATAGCTG GGAGGAAATTTGACTTGAGAGTCTATGTTCTTGTAACATCA TATATTCCATTGAAGGCCTGGCTGTATCGTGATGGTTTTGCTCGATTTTCCAACACCAGGTTCTCTCTCAACAGCATAGACGATCAGT ACGTTCATCTCACCAATGTTGCAGTGCAAAAAACAGCTCCTGATTATGATCCTGAGAAA GGTTGTAAGTGGCAAATGCAACAGCTACGCTGTTATCTGACTGCTAAGCATGGTTTCGAGACAGTGCAGACTCTGTTTAAAGAAGTTGACAACATATTTATTCGCAGCCTGCTTAGTGTTCAGAAGACCATCATCAATGACAAACACTGTTTTGAGTTGTACGGATATGATATACTTCTGGACCAGGATTTAAAGCC GTGGCTAATTGAAGTGAACGCTTCACCCTCCCTCACAGCCAGCAGTCAGGAGGACTATGACTTAAAATACAGACTGCTGGAGGACACCTTGCACATTGTAGACATGGAGGGCCG TCTGACAGGCAAGGAGAAGAGGGTTGGCGGATTTGACCTAATGTGGAACGATGGACCTGTCTACACGGATGTTGGTCTAGAGGCTCTGGGTTGTTCATGCCTCGTGGCAAATACACACCTTG GCTGTGTGAATGATCGCCAGAAACAGCTTCAACATCTTCTAAAGCCTTTCCCAGGACAGAAGAGAACATGA
- the ttll9 gene encoding probable tubulin polyglutamylase TTLL9 isoform X3: protein MNGWQYLWTFTQTAGHKGAYNSQRKKEGEGRSCIKYRCGLTNTIQDVLNQRPGWVEVKDDGEWDFNWCDVGWLRENFDHSYMEEHVRICHFRNHYELTRKNLMVKNLKRYRKTLEREAGRLEAAKCDFFPCTFVLPSEYHIFVEEFKRSPGSTWIMKPVARSQGKGIFLFRKLKDIIDWRKDGTRSEEQKDEAQVESYVAQRYIENPYLIAGRKFDLRVYVLVTSYIPLKAWLYRDGFARFSNTRFSLNSIDDQYVHLTNVAVQKTAPDYDPEKGCKWQMQQLRCYLTAKHGFETVQTLFKEVDNIFIRSLLSVQKTIINDKHCFELYGYDILLDQDLKPWLIEVNASPSLTASSQEDYDLKYRLLEDTLHIVDMEGRLTGKEKRVGGFDLMWNDGPVYTDVGLEALGCSCLVANTHLGCVNDRQKQLQHLLKPFPGQKRT, encoded by the exons ATGAATGGATGGCAATATCTATGGACTTTTACG CAGACAGCTGGACATAAAGGTGCCTACAATTCCCAAAGGAAAAAGGAAGG ggAGGGAAGGAGTTGTATAAAGTACAGATGTGGCCTGACCAACACCATACAGGATGTCCTAAACCAGAGACCAGGTTGGGTAGAAGTGAAAGA TGATGGCGAGTGGGACTTTAACTGGTGTGATGTTGGGTGGTTGAGAGAGAACTTCGATCACTCATACATGGAGGAACACGTGCGGATATGTCACTTCCGCAACCACTACGAG ctGACCCGTAAGAACCTGATGGTGAAAAACCTGAAGAGGTATAGAAAAACTTTAGAGCGGGAGGCTGGGCGTTTAGAGGCGGCCAAATGTGACTTCTTCCCATGTACGTTTGTGCTGCCCAGTGAGTATCACATCTTTGTGGAAGAGTTTAAGAGAAGCCCAGGGAGCACCTGGATCATGAAGCCT GTGGCACGATCACAAGGAAAAGGAATTTTTCTGTTTCGAAAACTCAAAGATATCATAGATTGGAGGAAG gATGGGACCCGCTCTGAAGAACAGAAAGATGAGGCTCAAGTTGAGAGCTATGTCGCTCAGCGCTACATTGAGAATCCCTACCTCATAGCTG GGAGGAAATTTGACTTGAGAGTCTATGTTCTTGTAACATCA TATATTCCATTGAAGGCCTGGCTGTATCGTGATGGTTTTGCTCGATTTTCCAACACCAGGTTCTCTCTCAACAGCATAGACGATCAGT ACGTTCATCTCACCAATGTTGCAGTGCAAAAAACAGCTCCTGATTATGATCCTGAGAAA GGTTGTAAGTGGCAAATGCAACAGCTACGCTGTTATCTGACTGCTAAGCATGGTTTCGAGACAGTGCAGACTCTGTTTAAAGAAGTTGACAACATATTTATTCGCAGCCTGCTTAGTGTTCAGAAGACCATCATCAATGACAAACACTGTTTTGAGTTGTACGGATATGATATACTTCTGGACCAGGATTTAAAGCC GTGGCTAATTGAAGTGAACGCTTCACCCTCCCTCACAGCCAGCAGTCAGGAGGACTATGACTTAAAATACAGACTGCTGGAGGACACCTTGCACATTGTAGACATGGAGGGCCG TCTGACAGGCAAGGAGAAGAGGGTTGGCGGATTTGACCTAATGTGGAACGATGGACCTGTCTACACGGATGTTGGTCTAGAGGCTCTGGGTTGTTCATGCCTCGTGGCAAATACACACCTTG GCTGTGTGAATGATCGCCAGAAACAGCTTCAACATCTTCTAAAGCCTTTCCCAGGACAGAAGAGAACATGA
- the ttll9 gene encoding probable tubulin polyglutamylase TTLL9 isoform X1 — translation MKDKNVLAQAVGMVGVIQQTAGHKGAYNSQRKKEGEGRSCIKYRCGLTNTIQDVLNQRPGWVEVKDDGEWDFNWCDVGWLRENFDHSYMEEHVRICHFRNHYELTRKNLMVKNLKRYRKTLEREAGRLEAAKCDFFPCTFVLPSEYHIFVEEFKRSPGSTWIMKPVARSQGKGIFLFRKLKDIIDWRKDGTRSEEQKDEAQVESYVAQRYIENPYLIAGRKFDLRVYVLVTSYIPLKAWLYRDGFARFSNTRFSLNSIDDQYVHLTNVAVQKTAPDYDPEKGCKWQMQQLRCYLTAKHGFETVQTLFKEVDNIFIRSLLSVQKTIINDKHCFELYGYDILLDQDLKPWLIEVNASPSLTASSQEDYDLKYRLLEDTLHIVDMEGRLTGKEKRVGGFDLMWNDGPVYTDVGLEALGCSCLVANTHLGCVNDRQKQLQHLLKPFPGQKRT, via the exons ATGAAGGATAAAAACGTACTAGCCCAGGCAGTTGGCATGGTTGGAGTCATACAG CAGACAGCTGGACATAAAGGTGCCTACAATTCCCAAAGGAAAAAGGAAGG ggAGGGAAGGAGTTGTATAAAGTACAGATGTGGCCTGACCAACACCATACAGGATGTCCTAAACCAGAGACCAGGTTGGGTAGAAGTGAAAGA TGATGGCGAGTGGGACTTTAACTGGTGTGATGTTGGGTGGTTGAGAGAGAACTTCGATCACTCATACATGGAGGAACACGTGCGGATATGTCACTTCCGCAACCACTACGAG ctGACCCGTAAGAACCTGATGGTGAAAAACCTGAAGAGGTATAGAAAAACTTTAGAGCGGGAGGCTGGGCGTTTAGAGGCGGCCAAATGTGACTTCTTCCCATGTACGTTTGTGCTGCCCAGTGAGTATCACATCTTTGTGGAAGAGTTTAAGAGAAGCCCAGGGAGCACCTGGATCATGAAGCCT GTGGCACGATCACAAGGAAAAGGAATTTTTCTGTTTCGAAAACTCAAAGATATCATAGATTGGAGGAAG gATGGGACCCGCTCTGAAGAACAGAAAGATGAGGCTCAAGTTGAGAGCTATGTCGCTCAGCGCTACATTGAGAATCCCTACCTCATAGCTG GGAGGAAATTTGACTTGAGAGTCTATGTTCTTGTAACATCA TATATTCCATTGAAGGCCTGGCTGTATCGTGATGGTTTTGCTCGATTTTCCAACACCAGGTTCTCTCTCAACAGCATAGACGATCAGT ACGTTCATCTCACCAATGTTGCAGTGCAAAAAACAGCTCCTGATTATGATCCTGAGAAA GGTTGTAAGTGGCAAATGCAACAGCTACGCTGTTATCTGACTGCTAAGCATGGTTTCGAGACAGTGCAGACTCTGTTTAAAGAAGTTGACAACATATTTATTCGCAGCCTGCTTAGTGTTCAGAAGACCATCATCAATGACAAACACTGTTTTGAGTTGTACGGATATGATATACTTCTGGACCAGGATTTAAAGCC GTGGCTAATTGAAGTGAACGCTTCACCCTCCCTCACAGCCAGCAGTCAGGAGGACTATGACTTAAAATACAGACTGCTGGAGGACACCTTGCACATTGTAGACATGGAGGGCCG TCTGACAGGCAAGGAGAAGAGGGTTGGCGGATTTGACCTAATGTGGAACGATGGACCTGTCTACACGGATGTTGGTCTAGAGGCTCTGGGTTGTTCATGCCTCGTGGCAAATACACACCTTG GCTGTGTGAATGATCGCCAGAAACAGCTTCAACATCTTCTAAAGCCTTTCCCAGGACAGAAGAGAACATGA